Proteins from a genomic interval of Lolium perenne isolate Kyuss_39 chromosome 1, Kyuss_2.0, whole genome shotgun sequence:
- the LOC127316445 gene encoding uncharacterized protein → MGKMRSLFSRNGSTGRRSSSSRSSTPPSPTHNPTTSSSPPRTPTTPSTSEMERVFRKFDANGDGRISRAELAALFASVGHAATDDEVTRMMEEADADGDGFISLAEFAAINAAPDAAVVEEDLRHAFGVFDADGNGVISPAELARVLRGLGEAATVAQCRRMIQGVDRNGDGLVSFDEFKIMMASGAGFGCNSNIRA, encoded by the coding sequence ATGGGCAAGATGCGCTCCCTCTTCTCCCGCAACGGCAGCACCGgccgccgctcctcctcctccaggtCCTCCACCCCACCCTCCCCCACCCACAaccccaccacctcctcctccccgCCCCGCACCCCCACCACCCCCTCCACCTCCGAGATGGAGCGCGTCTTCCGCAAGTTCGACGCCAACGGCGACGGCCGCATCTCCCGCGCCGAGCTCGCCGCCCTCTTCGCCTCCGTCGGCCACGCCGCCACCGACGACGAGGTCACGCGCATGATGGAGGAGGCGGACGCCGACGGCgacggcttcatcagcctcgccgAGTTCGCCGCCATCAACGCCGCGCCCGACGCCGCCGTCGTCGAGGAGGACCTGCGCCACGCCTTCGGGGTCTTCGACGCCGACGGCAACGGCGTCATCTCCCCCGCCGAGCTCGCCCGCGTCCTCCGCGGCCTCGGCGAGGCCGCCACCGTCGCGCAGTGCCGCCGCATGATCCAGGGCGTCGACCGCAACGGCGACGGCCTCGTCTCCTTCGACGAGTTCAAGATCATGATGGCGTCCGGCGCGGGATTCGGCTGCAACAGCAACATCCGCGCCTGA